In a single window of the Palaemon carinicauda isolate YSFRI2023 chromosome 10, ASM3689809v2, whole genome shotgun sequence genome:
- the LOC137647891 gene encoding uncharacterized protein, whose translation MSDLKTLISKRKVIRKKVTDIYNRIESISTLSAGQKISERSVLLSHKRLLIDLNDEIFSLRISDVEFSEDARESEIATCIEYFDRIEYCIPHLEVASAPGTVEVAKSLLKQPTAPLPKFNSTDGEDFIRFISEFESTTQSFSYPDRDLLLLLRQQVEGRAKVLLNSLEADKQTYKDAKDLLKLAFASEVVRKTSTIKTLTSLRLGESDDPFKFISILRTVVESVKTLQMTPDDFIQYFMWNGLNDKFKRELVQITTKTYPSVQEIMDNFFIACERYANCLKSEVSLRTLQSSVRQKTTSLAIKTLPEVRFYCTLCVEGENNHSIFKCKRYDTPEAKLQRLKLLKGCFRCGNLNHMSRQCRFEFRQKCVKCSGLHFHCLCSKSSEVKLSPPEGKHKEGTPIHSGKADVKREASINEVNSSIAVLRSIVNKTVLPSFSFTVPGVDGIFRGLKDSCSQSSFVTESLLNKCSLPVLEPSVKLTVNGFNGSKEYISRLIQLPMKFGNCISNVPALVVPSINIKLNLPGLGKIVESFENKGFILADKKLCKDSDSIDNVQVLLGSDAHYALMGKDVAFGCNPPSVYTESQHGILLMGNLENLSKNIKFLGLPNICNERLEVINPLRSSRTDFSSCSQITTCSFLCKIQIDSLLDDEVCDLHYKELEVGSNIAVLDDKGQIVESKLLKATDEVLEHECRRFLNLDANSAESIMSETNQKWVNFALSNFSREKDGSLIVPLLWNSKIAHRLSTNENLSRLILKANLKKLRKKDGHLQLVDQVIRDQLKDGIIEKISDLDSFKAEHPNYSFLPHMAVFRPEKETTKCRIVFLSNLKETVKVKCGFSHNQCIDPGPNLNQKLSSAFLHLRFDKLLLTYDLKKAFNMLSLNNNDQARLLFFWLKNVQKNDYSLVAYKNVRLSFGLRCSPFLLMLALYYILVHQYEPDPQLRNLKLLLYSLFYMDNGAVGSADSQYLKWACSQLPYIFNPYKFEIQQLVTNDVTLQAEIDAKLETNTPVENSLFGIVWNRADDVIYTKEILLNPDADTKRKVLQTIASNFDVFGFNIPVFNRSRLYMHRLQCSKELAWDQVLSPSLQREWRNICRQVNGSQPVKVQRFIGQRNGKIRLKAFTDASRDFYGTVVYIEDIDSGEISFLQAKNRLINKLLKGKSVPALELNAISLGVETLMEIYRDLADPSCVKSIDIDGLDLYCDSSCALQWLQASECTYSKMQKHSVFVQKRISNIRKLCEIKPVSFIFIAGKDNPADCVTRCLSPRLVSKSFFISGPEVVPGNEFLYFTVPSSNTNTLSISVAEQSAFPGEPLLEHEKYSTLEKLKLIYRRVMLCVDHWKRKAGVEVENLNNVNYSALALRKLILEDQQKHFMEIFSYFRLSSKPLKDIPPLVSQLNVFIDSDGILRVKSKFKKWYGHNKQFPILLYPKSYLTKLIIMDTHAKLLHGGCYSVLSELHKCFFIPKHFSVIRNAIKQCVSYHRFNTRSVRLNQNTYREFRSSPPAVPFSNIFVDFIGPFNVKQGAEKMKVWILCFTCTWSRAINLKICRDLSVNEYLRAFSLHVFEYGFPQLCVSDPGSQLVAGGNIITSFINDPDTKLYLESNGIKHVKFQQFFKGHSELGSLVESCVKLVKKLIFSAIKTWVLSLPDFEYLVCNVVHLANKRPIAFKESLRETEADSCPEPITPEMLVKGYELVSLNLIPDLQEVPDDPEWKMSSSPTKVIKDEYEKLRKVRYNLLEAYQNEFLSTLVAQAVDRKDRYRPVCHQKLGIGDIVLIKEPNTKTINFPLGIVKGIEENDLGELTGAIILKGKTRELIKRHVTTLIPYLKVVPDASYKSDNDDKQSSRKLSINESSPQRTLRKAAIRSRNLTRLML comes from the coding sequence atgtctgatcttaaaacattaatcTCAAAACGCAAGGTAATCAGGAAGAAGGTTACGGATATTTATAATCGTATAGAGTCCATTTCGACTCTCAGTGCTGGgcaaaaaatttctgaaagaagtgtactgctaagtcataaaagactacttattgatctgaatgatgaaatattttcccttagaATTTCGGATGTGGAGTTCAGTGAGGATGCTAGGGAGTCAGAGATTGCAACctgtattgaatattttgataggatAGAATATTGTATTCCTCACCTAGAGGTGGCATCTGCACCTGGAACTGTTGAGGTTGCTAAAAGTCTTCTTAAACAGCCCACAGCTCCATTACCAAAGTTCAATAGTACGGATGGGGAGGATTTCATTAGGTTTATATCAGAGTTTGAAAGCACTACCCAATCATTTAGTTACCCAGACAGAGATTTGTTACTTCTTTTGAGACAGCAGGTAGAGGGAAGGGCTAAAGTTTTGTTGAATTCGTTGGAAGCTGACAAACAGACTTACAAGGACGCCAAAGACTTGCTTAAGTTAGCCTTTGCCTCGGAAGTAGTTCGTAAAACTTCTACTATAAAAACATTGACGAGTTTAAGATTGGGGGAATCTGATGACccttttaagtttatttccattttaagaacagttgttgAGTCTGTGAAGACTCTTCAAATGACTCCtgatgattttattcaatatttcatgtggAATGGACTTAATGACAAGTTTAAGAGGGAATTGGTTCAGATTACTACAAAGACTTATCCTTCTGTTCAGGAGATAATGGACAATTTCTTTATTGCCTGTGAGAGGTATGCGAATTgcttgaaaagtgaagtttctttACGTACCCTTCAATCTAGTGTTAGACAGAAAACTACTAGTTTAGCTATTAAGACATTGCCTGAGGTTAGGTTTTATTGTACACTTTGTGTAGAAGGTGAAAATAATCATTCTATATTTAAATGCAAACGTTATGACACTCCAGAAGCAAAGCTTCAGCGTTTGAAATTACTAAAAGGATGTTTTCGATGTGGGAATCTTAACCATATGAGTAGGCAATGTAGATTTGAATTTCGTCAAAAGTGCGTGAAATGTTCGGGGCTTCATTTTCACTGTCTGTGCTCAAAGTCTTCTGAAGTTAAGCTTTCGCCCCCTGAAGGAAagcataaagaaggtactccaatacATTCGGGTAAAGCTGATGTTAAGAGGGAAGCTTCCATTAATGAAGTGAATAGTAGTATTGCAGTTCTTCGCAGTATTGTCAATAAGACAGTACtcccttccttttcatttactgtccctggagtggatggtatttttagaggtcttaaggatagctgttctcagagttcctttgttacagagagcttgcttaataagtgtagtttgcctgttcttgaacctagtgtaaaattaactgttaatgggtttaatggttcTAAAGAATATATAAGCAGACTTATTCAACTTCCTATGAAGTTCGGCAATTGTATTTCAAATGTTCCTGCACTTGTGGTTCCTAGCATTAATATAAAGTTAAATCTTCCAGGGTTAGGCAAGATAGTGGAATCGTTCGAGAATAAGGGATTCATATTGGCAGATAAGAAACTTTGTAAAGACAgtgacagtattgataatgttcaggTTTTATTGGGATCTGATGCACATTACGCCTTAATGGGTAAAGATGTAGCCTTTGGTTGTAACCCCCCTTCAGTATACACTGAATCACAGCATGGTATTTTGCTAATGGGAAACCTTGAAAATTTgagcaaaaatattaaatttttgggtCTGCCTAATATTTGTAATGAGAGGTTAGAAGTAATTAATCCACTACGTTCAAGCAGGACTGATTTTTCCTCTTGCTCCCAAATTACTACCTGTTCtttcttatgtaaaatacaaattgaCTCTCTTTTGGATGATGAAGTGTGTGACCTACATTACAAGGAACTTGAGGTAGGCAGCAACATAGCAGTGTTAGATGATAAAGGTCAGATTGTAGAATCTAAATTGCTCAAGGCTACTGATGAAGTGCTTGAACACGAATGCCGCCGCTTTTTGAATCTGGACGCCAATAGTGCTGAAAGTATTATGTCAGAGACTAATCAGAAGTGGGTGAATTTTGCGTTGAGTaatttttcaagggaaaaggatggaAGTCTTATAGTTCCCCTCTTGTGGAATAGCAAAATTGCACATAGGTTATCAACTAACGAAAATCTCTCAAGGTTGATACTAAAGGCAAATCTTAAGAAATTACGGAAAAAGGATGGGCATTTGCAGTTAGTTGATCAGGTAATTAGGGATCAGTTAAAAGATGGAATAATTGAGAAGATTTCAGACTTAGATTCATTTAAGGCAGAGCATCCAAATTATTCATTTCTCCCACACATGGCTGTTTTTAGGCCTGAGAAAGAAACCACAAAGTGCCGTattgtgtttttgtctaatctcaaagaaactgtcaaagttaagtgtggtttctctcataatcagtgtatagatccaggacctaaccttaaccagaagctgtcttcagccttcttacacttgaggtttgataagttgttattaacgtatgatcttaagaaagcttttaACATGTTGTCCTTGAACAATAATGATCAAGCTAGGTTGCTGTTTTTTTGGTTAAAAAATGTACAGAAGAACGATTACTCTCTTGTAGCCTACAAGAATGTTAGACTTAGTTTTGGTCTTCGTTGTAGTCCATTTTTACTCATGCTAGCTCTGTATTATATACTAGTGCACCAATATGAACCTGACCCACAGCTGAGGAACCTTAAGTTATTGTTGTACTCTCTattttatatggacaatggagctgttggttctgctgattctcagtatttgaagtgggcttgttcacagttgccgtatattttcaacccatataagttcGAGATACAACAGTTAGTAACAAATGATGTTACCCTTCAggctgaaattgatgcaaagttGGAAACCAATACTCCGGTTGAGAATAGCCTTTTTGGTATTGTATGGAATAGGGCTGATGATGTAATTTATACTAAGGAAATCTTGCTAAACCCAGATGCTGATACAAAACGTAAGGTTTTGCAGACTATTGCCAGTAACTTTGATGTGTTTGGTTTTAATATTCCTGTCTTTAATAGAAGTAGACTTTATATGCATAGACTTCAGTGCTCAAAGGAGCTGGCTTGGGATCAAGTACTATCCCCCAGTCTCCAAAGGGAATGGAGGAACATTTGCAGGCAGGTGAATGGTTCCCAGCCGGTGAAAGTCCAGAGGTTCATTGGGCAAAGAAATGGAAAAATTAGACTGAAAGCATTCACAGATGCAAGTCGTGATTTTTATGGTACTGTGGTATATATTGAAGATATTGACTCGGGTGAGATTAGCTTTTTGCAGGCAAAGAACCGCTTGATCAATAAGTTGTTGAAAGGTAAGTCCGTTCCAGCACTGGAGTTGAATGCTATATCATTAGGGGTAGAAACCCTGATGGAGATTTATAGAGATCTGGCTGATCCTTCGTGTGTGAAGTCCATTGACATTGATGGCTTAGATTTGTACTGTGATTCCAGTTGTGCTTTGCAGTGGCTGCAAGCATCAGAATGTACATACTCCAAAATGCAGAAGCATTCAGTATTTGTACAGAAGAGGATAAGCAATATCAggaaattatgtgaaattaaacCTGTCAGTTTTATCTTTATAGCTGGAAAAGACAATCCGGCAGACTGTGTCAcccgatgcctttctcctagacttgtctctaaatcattctttatttcagGTCCTGAGGTGGTGCCTGGCAATGAGTTTCTTTATTTCACAGTTCCTAGCTCAAACACTAATACCCTTAGTATTTCTGTTGCTGAGCAGAGTGCGTTTCCAGGTGAACCTCTTCTTGAACATGAGAAATATTCTACTTTAGAAAAGCTTAAATTGATTTACAGGAGGGTAATGCTTTGTGTTGACCACTGGAAGAGGAAAGCGGGAGTTGAAGTagagaatttgaataatgtaaactattctgctttagctttaaggaaattaattctagaagatcaacagaaacactttatggaaatattttcttacttcAGACTCTCAAGTAAACCTTTGAAGGATATACCTCCACTTGTGAGCCAACTTAATGTGTTCATAGATTCAGATGGCATTTTAAGAGTAAAATCAAAGTTCAAGAAATGGTATGGACATAACAAACAGTTTCCTATATTGCTTTATCCCAAGAGTTATTTGACTAAACTAATTATAATGGATACACATGCCAAATTATTGCATGGTGGTTGCTATTCTGTCCTATCTGAGCTTCATAAGTGCTTTTTCATTCCTAAACATTTTTCTGTCATTAGGAATGCCATTAAACAATGTGTTTCATACCACAGGTTTAACACAAGAAGTGTGAGATTGAACCAGAACACTTATCGAGAATTTCGTTCTAGTCCCCCTGCTGttccattttctaatatttttgttgatttcattggACCATTTAATGTTAAACAGGGAGCTGAAAAGATGAAGGTATGGATTTTGTGTTTCACCTGTACTTGGTCAAGGGCTATTAATTTGAAGATATGTCGAGATTTAAGTGTGAATGAGTATTTGAGAGCCTTTTCATTACATGTTTTTGAATATGGATTTCCGCAGCTTTGTGTTAGTGATCCAGGCTcgcagttggtggcaggaggtaacataatcactagcttcatcaatgatcctgacactaaattgtatttggagtCTAATGGCATTAAGCATGTAAAGTTTCAGCAATTCTTTAAAGGCCATAGTGAGCTAGGATCACTTGTAGAGTCTTGCGTAAAATTAgtgaagaaacttattttttcagctattaaaacttgggtactttctttgcctgattttgaatatttagtgtgtaatgttgttcatttaGCTAATAAGAGGCCAATAGCCTTTAAGGAATCTTTAAGGGAGACTGAGGCAGATTCTTGCCCAGAGCCCATAACTCCAGAAATGTTAGTCAAGGGGTATGAGCTGGTGTCGTTAAATTTAATTCCAGATTTACAAGAGGTACCCGATGATCCTGAGTGGAAGATGAGTAGCAGCCCTACAAAAGTAATAAAGGATGAGTATGAAAAACTTCGTAAGGTTAGGtataatcttctagaagcttaccagAATGAGTTTTTAAGTACCCTGGTAGCTCAGGCTGTGGACCGCAAGGACAGATATAGACCAGTTTGTCACCAGAAGTTGGGCATTGGTGATATAGTCCTCATCAAAGAACCAAAcactaaaacaattaattttccatTGGGAATTGTGAAGGGTATAGAGGAGAATGATTTGGGGGAACTTACTGGGGCTATTATACTTAAAGGGAAGACTCGTGAGTTGATTAAAAGACATGTCACTACTTTAATCCCTTATCTTAAGGTAGTTCCAGATGCATCCTACAAGTCAGATAATGACGACAAACAGAGCTCCCGTAAGTTGTCTATTAATGAGAGTTCACCCCAAAGGACTCTCAGGAAAGCTGCCATTAGGAGCAGAAATTTGACTCGACTTATGTTATAG